The Streptomyces sp. Je 1-332 genome has a window encoding:
- a CDS encoding glucose 1-dehydrogenase, with protein sequence MSYGLEGKTVLITGAGRGQGAAEARLFAAAGARVVVTDVREEEGREVAKSLGAQGLFVRHDVTDAESWASAVAAGVAAFGRLDALVNNAALWRTASVEEETYENFEALLRVNLLGPFLGIQAVLPALREAGGGSIVNVSSTAGLVGIRGHAAYGSTKFGLRGLTRSSALDLAGSGVRVNSVHPGAIDTPMISSASAGRDWSHLPLGRMGRPEEVGELILFLASEASSYITGAEFAVDGGSTAG encoded by the coding sequence ATCTCTTACGGCCTTGAGGGCAAGACGGTACTGATCACCGGTGCGGGCCGTGGACAGGGGGCCGCCGAGGCTCGGCTCTTCGCGGCGGCGGGGGCGCGGGTCGTGGTGACGGACGTCCGCGAGGAGGAGGGGCGGGAGGTCGCCAAGTCCCTTGGCGCGCAGGGTCTTTTCGTACGGCATGACGTCACGGACGCGGAGAGCTGGGCGTCGGCCGTGGCGGCGGGGGTGGCGGCCTTCGGCCGACTGGACGCGCTCGTGAACAACGCGGCGCTGTGGCGGACGGCGTCCGTGGAGGAGGAGACGTACGAGAACTTCGAGGCCCTGCTCCGGGTCAATCTCCTCGGTCCGTTCCTGGGCATCCAGGCGGTGCTGCCCGCGCTGCGGGAGGCCGGCGGCGGCTCGATCGTGAACGTCTCGTCGACCGCGGGTCTTGTGGGGATACGGGGGCATGCGGCGTACGGCTCGACGAAGTTCGGGTTGCGGGGGCTGACGCGTTCCTCCGCGCTGGACCTCGCGGGGAGCGGGGTGCGGGTCAACTCCGTTCACCCGGGGGCGATCGACACTCCGATGATCTCCTCCGCCTCCGCCGGGCGGGACTGGTCCCACCTGCCGCTGGGGCGGATGGGCCGCCCCGAGGAGGTCGGGGAGCTGATCCTCTTCCTCGCGTCGGAGGCGTCGTCGTACATCACGGGGGCGGAGTTCGCGGTGGACGGGGGGTCTACGGCGGGTTAG
- a CDS encoding VWA domain-containing protein — protein MGPAISLSKVEEAAPALVSLYKTAGDSLRKHGLDGQRAAVYLVVDYSGSMKPYYKDGTVQALADRVLGLSAHFDDDGTVPTVFFSTDVDAVTEIALDRHHGRIDEFVAGLGHMGKTSYHLAMDAVIDHYVDSGSTAPALVVFQTDGGPINKLAAERYLCKASKLPLFWQFIGFGDAKSRQFDYLRKLDELAVPAKRAVDNAGFFHAGHDPRAVPDDRLYDQLVGEFPAWLAAARAQGIVTA, from the coding sequence ATGGGACCGGCGATCAGCCTGAGCAAGGTGGAAGAGGCGGCGCCCGCCCTCGTGAGCCTCTACAAGACCGCGGGAGACAGCCTGCGCAAGCACGGCCTGGACGGCCAACGCGCCGCCGTCTACCTCGTCGTCGACTACTCCGGCTCCATGAAGCCGTACTACAAGGACGGCACCGTCCAGGCTCTCGCGGACCGCGTACTGGGTCTGTCCGCGCACTTCGACGACGACGGCACCGTACCCACGGTCTTCTTCTCCACGGATGTCGACGCCGTCACGGAGATCGCCCTCGACCGTCACCACGGGCGGATCGACGAGTTCGTCGCCGGGCTCGGTCACATGGGCAAGACCAGCTACCACCTGGCGATGGACGCCGTGATCGACCACTATGTGGACAGCGGTTCCACGGCGCCCGCCCTCGTCGTCTTCCAGACCGACGGCGGCCCCATCAACAAGCTCGCCGCCGAGCGCTATCTGTGCAAGGCATCGAAGCTGCCGCTGTTCTGGCAGTTCATCGGCTTCGGTGACGCGAAGAGCAGGCAGTTCGACTACCTCCGCAAGCTCGACGAACTCGCCGTCCCCGCCAAGCGCGCCGTCGACAACGCGGGCTTCTTCCACGCGGGGCATGACCCGCGCGCCGTCCCGGACGACCGTCTGTACGACCAACTGGTGGGGGAGTTCCCGGCCTGGCTCGCGGCGGCGCGGGCGCAGGGGATCGTGACCGCCTGA
- a CDS encoding beta-galactosidase family protein: MNGFRVGEDDFELDGRPVRLLSGALHYFRVHEAQWGHRLAMLRAMGLNCVETYVPWNLHEPRPGEFGDVEALGRFLDAAREAGLWAIVRPGPYICAEWENGGLPHWLTGAVGARARTRDAEYLGHVDRWFGRLLREVVPRQHDRGGSVIMVQVENEYGSYGSDQVYLRHLADLLRAEGVTVPLFTSDGPEDHMLTGGSVPGVLATVNFGSQARAGFGTLRGHRPKGPLMCMEFWCGWFDHWGAERVVRDAADAAEALREILECGASVNLYMAHGGTNFAGWAGANRGGGALHDGVLEPDVTSYDYDAPIDEFGRPTEKFWRFREVLAAYAQGPLPEPPAPLPSLGERAAADLTQWSPLSTVMESLGGPVAQYAVPPTFEELDVDRGLVQYTLTVPGPRQPYPLRVRGLRDLAVVYVDGVRAGVLTEEEPALAEPVAGHARVELWVESLGRVNYGPRTGEAKGVTGGVLHERQYLHGVGARGLRLDAFSSADAVRRVPASEAEGGRRGLYRGSVVVRGAGDAVLELPGWARGFVWVNGFNLGRYWEVGPQSCLYVPGAVLREGENEVWVLELAGAAGSAGAVALCPIPPG; the protein is encoded by the coding sequence ATGAACGGCTTCAGGGTGGGCGAGGACGATTTCGAACTGGACGGGCGGCCCGTACGGCTGCTCTCCGGGGCGCTGCACTACTTCCGGGTGCACGAGGCGCAGTGGGGTCACCGTCTCGCGATGCTGCGCGCGATGGGGCTCAACTGTGTGGAGACGTACGTCCCGTGGAACCTGCACGAGCCGCGCCCCGGGGAGTTCGGCGACGTCGAGGCGCTCGGCCGTTTCCTGGACGCCGCGCGGGAGGCGGGCCTGTGGGCGATCGTGCGGCCCGGTCCGTACATCTGCGCCGAGTGGGAGAACGGCGGTCTTCCGCACTGGCTGACGGGCGCGGTGGGTGCACGCGCGCGTACGCGCGATGCGGAGTATCTGGGGCACGTGGACCGCTGGTTCGGCCGTCTCCTGAGGGAGGTCGTGCCGCGCCAGCACGACCGGGGCGGTTCGGTGATCATGGTGCAGGTGGAGAACGAGTACGGCAGTTACGGCTCGGACCAGGTCTACCTGCGTCATCTCGCCGATCTGCTGCGCGCCGAGGGTGTGACCGTGCCGCTGTTCACCTCCGACGGGCCCGAGGACCACATGCTCACCGGCGGGTCCGTGCCCGGTGTGCTGGCGACGGTCAACTTCGGCTCGCAGGCCCGCGCGGGCTTCGGGACGCTGCGGGGGCACCGCCCCAAGGGGCCGTTGATGTGTATGGAGTTCTGGTGCGGCTGGTTCGACCACTGGGGTGCGGAGCGTGTCGTACGGGACGCCGCCGACGCCGCGGAGGCGTTGCGCGAGATCCTGGAGTGCGGGGCCTCGGTCAACCTCTACATGGCGCACGGTGGCACGAACTTCGCCGGGTGGGCGGGGGCGAACCGGGGTGGCGGCGCCCTGCATGACGGGGTCCTGGAGCCGGACGTCACTTCGTACGACTATGACGCGCCGATCGACGAGTTCGGGCGCCCCACGGAGAAGTTCTGGCGCTTCCGTGAGGTACTCGCCGCGTACGCGCAGGGCCCGCTGCCGGAGCCGCCCGCGCCGCTGCCCTCGCTCGGGGAGCGCGCTGCGGCCGACCTCACGCAGTGGTCGCCGCTGTCCACCGTCATGGAGTCGCTCGGCGGGCCCGTGGCGCAGTACGCCGTACCGCCCACCTTCGAGGAGCTCGACGTCGACCGCGGCCTGGTCCAGTACACGCTGACCGTGCCGGGCCCGCGGCAGCCGTACCCGCTGCGGGTGCGGGGGCTGCGGGACCTGGCCGTGGTGTACGTGGACGGGGTGCGGGCGGGTGTCCTGACCGAGGAGGAACCTGCTCTGGCGGAGCCCGTCGCGGGGCACGCGCGCGTGGAGCTGTGGGTGGAGTCCCTGGGGAGGGTCAACTACGGGCCGCGGACCGGCGAGGCGAAGGGCGTCACGGGCGGGGTGCTGCATGAGCGGCAGTACCTGCACGGTGTGGGGGCGAGGGGGCTGCGGCTGGATGCGTTCTCCTCGGCGGATGCCGTCAGGAGGGTGCCCGCCTCTGAGGCCGAGGGTGGGCGGCGGGGGCTGTACCGGGGCTCGGTCGTCGTCCGTGGCGCGGGGGACGCGGTGCTCGAACTGCCCGGCTGGGCGCGGGGGTTCGTGTGGGTGAACGGGTTCAATCTGGGGCGGTACTGGGAGGTGGGGCCACAGTCCTGCCTGTACGTTCCCGGGGCGGTGCTCCGGGAGGGGGAGAACGAGGTGTGGGTGCTCGAGCTGGCGGGAGCGGCCGGGTCGGCGGGAGCGGTTGCTCTCTGCCCGATCCCGCCCGGCTGA
- a CDS encoding endo-alpha-N-acetylgalactosaminidase family protein, giving the protein MQPSDTSGPSRRAVVATGALAGVGAAVGLGGVATAAPGEAVLRSAELEVRVATDFPRVVSYTDRASKAVLHAQPEAVTTLLVDDVTHTPTVTSKRRGGGRIEYVLGLAGGKTTLTVEIAVEGRHVRWRVKGIDDSDALRVGRLRIPGLALLSVRSDQPGATLLAAKVQLDKAKSGDTEVKLVPDTAAEAATGCAYAVVAHDTLGGAVETNTVYDKPTTEAGTTWDNGRLWRETVRRGGHVEARLTPGEWTYRAATAAVGDTEPLPYATVVITGDRNGDGKVDWQDAAIAFRDIMVKPLGADEQHLRVVPHIPFNFASQATNPFLATLDNVKRIHLATDGLRQYTLLKGYQSEGHDSAHPDYAGNYNTRAGGLDDLNTLVREGKKWNSDFSVHVNATESYPVAHAFSEKLVDKADEQWDWLDQSYRIDQRRDLVSGDIVKRFGDLRGEADGALNALYIDVFRESGWTSDRLQRALREQGWIVTSEWGHGFERSSVWSHWASEPDYGPDTSRGINSRLIRFIRNHQKDVFADKWPTLLGIARMGNFEGWVGKTDWAYFYDLIWTDSLPAKYLQAYPIKSWGEHEISFFGGTETFVSDADGDRRIVTDGRVVYDKGSYLLPWEPRKATDPAKLYHYNPGGGKGSWALPRGWAGLSKVALYRLTDQGRVFVADVPVRGGKVTLDAEAKQPYVLYRRRAAALPDPGWGQATPLHDPGFNSGSLRGWKVSGPASVELSELGDYELVIGSGGKAAVGQRLRRLKAGAYVASVQVEVGEKAGDERKASLEVRTADGVTAANWTRTSTAGNYVAADRKHGTRFQRMFVPFTVPDGGGSAELRLRADAGHARVRFDNVRIVSTTRGGAPGEGRLVLEDFEHVPQGWGPFVKGDAGDVTDPRTHIAQRHAPYTQRGWNGKAIDDVIDGSQSLKSRGENTGLVYRTVPHTARFEAGKRYRVTFRYENEKAGQYAWVTAVDEPAAREIDRKELPVATEPTVLTYEFTAPAKGEAWVGLRKSGDDGTAEFALDAFEVREV; this is encoded by the coding sequence ATGCAGCCGTCAGACACGTCCGGTCCAAGCCGCAGAGCCGTAGTCGCCACGGGCGCGCTCGCCGGGGTCGGCGCCGCCGTCGGCCTCGGGGGCGTCGCGACCGCCGCGCCGGGCGAAGCCGTCCTCCGCTCGGCCGAGCTCGAGGTGCGGGTCGCCACCGACTTCCCCCGCGTCGTCTCGTACACGGACCGCGCCTCCAAAGCGGTCCTGCACGCACAGCCGGAGGCCGTCACCACGCTCCTGGTGGACGACGTCACGCACACCCCGACGGTCACCAGCAAGAGGCGCGGCGGCGGTCGGATCGAGTACGTGCTCGGGCTCGCCGGCGGGAAGACCACCCTCACCGTCGAGATCGCCGTCGAAGGGCGCCACGTCCGGTGGCGGGTGAAGGGGATCGACGATTCCGACGCCCTGCGCGTCGGCAGGCTCCGCATCCCCGGCCTCGCCCTCCTCTCCGTACGCAGCGATCAGCCCGGCGCCACCCTCCTCGCCGCCAAGGTCCAGCTCGACAAGGCCAAGAGCGGCGACACCGAGGTCAAGTTGGTCCCGGACACCGCCGCGGAAGCGGCCACCGGATGCGCCTACGCCGTCGTCGCGCACGACACGCTGGGCGGCGCCGTCGAGACCAACACCGTCTACGACAAGCCCACCACCGAGGCCGGGACCACCTGGGACAACGGCCGGCTGTGGCGGGAGACCGTCAGGAGGGGCGGGCACGTCGAGGCACGGCTGACCCCGGGGGAGTGGACCTACCGCGCCGCCACCGCCGCCGTCGGCGACACCGAGCCCCTGCCGTACGCCACCGTAGTCATCACCGGCGACCGCAACGGCGACGGCAAGGTCGACTGGCAGGACGCCGCCATCGCGTTCCGCGACATCATGGTGAAGCCGCTCGGCGCGGACGAGCAGCATCTGCGGGTCGTCCCGCACATTCCGTTCAACTTCGCCTCGCAGGCCACGAATCCGTTCCTGGCGACCCTCGACAACGTCAAGCGGATCCACCTGGCCACGGACGGACTGCGGCAGTACACGCTGCTCAAGGGATATCAGTCCGAGGGACACGACTCGGCGCACCCCGACTACGCGGGCAACTACAACACGCGTGCGGGCGGCCTCGACGACCTCAACACCCTGGTCAGGGAAGGCAAGAAGTGGAACAGCGACTTCAGCGTGCATGTGAACGCCACGGAGTCGTATCCCGTTGCGCACGCGTTCTCCGAGAAGCTCGTCGACAAGGCCGATGAGCAGTGGGACTGGCTCGATCAGAGTTACCGCATCGATCAGCGGCGTGACCTGGTGTCGGGTGACATCGTCAAGAGGTTCGGTGATCTTCGGGGCGAAGCCGACGGCGCGCTCAACGCCCTCTACATCGACGTGTTCCGCGAGTCCGGGTGGACCTCCGACCGGCTGCAGCGCGCCCTGCGCGAGCAGGGCTGGATCGTCACCAGCGAGTGGGGTCACGGCTTCGAGCGCTCGTCCGTCTGGTCGCACTGGGCGTCGGAGCCGGATTACGGCCCTGACACGTCCCGCGGCATCAACTCCCGGCTGATCCGCTTCATCCGGAACCATCAGAAGGACGTGTTCGCCGACAAGTGGCCGACGCTTCTGGGCATTGCCCGCATGGGCAATTTCGAGGGGTGGGTCGGGAAGACCGACTGGGCCTATTTCTACGATCTGATCTGGACCGACTCGCTTCCCGCGAAGTATCTCCAGGCCTATCCCATCAAGTCCTGGGGCGAGCACGAGATCAGTTTCTTCGGGGGGACGGAGACGTTCGTCTCCGATGCCGATGGGGACCGTCGGATCGTGACCGACGGCCGGGTCGTCTACGACAAGGGGAGCTATCTGCTGCCCTGGGAGCCCCGTAAGGCCACCGATCCCGCCAAGCTCTACCACTACAACCCGGGGGGCGGTAAGGGAAGTTGGGCGCTGCCCCGCGGCTGGGCCGGGCTCTCCAAGGTCGCGTTGTACCGGCTCACCGACCAAGGGCGGGTCTTCGTCGCCGACGTCCCGGTGCGCGGCGGAAAGGTCACCCTCGACGCCGAGGCCAAACAGCCCTACGTCCTCTACCGCAGGCGCGCCGCCGCGCTGCCCGACCCCGGCTGGGGCCAGGCCACCCCGCTGCACGACCCCGGATTCAACTCCGGTTCCCTGCGGGGCTGGAAGGTCTCCGGGCCCGCCTCCGTCGAGCTCAGCGAGCTCGGTGACTACGAACTGGTCATCGGCTCGGGCGGCAAGGCCGCCGTCGGGCAGCGGCTGCGCCGTCTGAAGGCAGGGGCGTACGTCGCCTCCGTGCAGGTCGAGGTGGGGGAGAAGGCGGGCGACGAGCGCAAGGCCAGCTTGGAGGTGCGTACCGCCGACGGCGTCACCGCCGCCAATTGGACGCGTACCTCAACGGCCGGCAACTACGTGGCCGCCGACCGCAAGCACGGCACCCGCTTCCAGCGGATGTTCGTCCCCTTCACCGTCCCCGACGGCGGCGGTTCGGCCGAGCTGAGGCTGCGGGCCGACGCGGGCCACGCGCGCGTGCGCTTCGACAACGTACGCATCGTCTCCACCACGCGGGGTGGCGCCCCCGGAGAGGGCAGGCTCGTCTTGGAGGACTTCGAGCATGTGCCGCAGGGCTGGGGGCCGTTCGTGAAGGGTGACGCGGGGGATGTCACCGACCCGCGCACCCACATCGCGCAACGGCACGCCCCGTACACGCAGCGCGGCTGGAACGGCAAGGCCATCGACGACGTCATCGACGGCTCGCAGTCCCTCAAGTCCCGCGGCGAGAACACCGGGCTCGTCTACCGCACCGTCCCGCACACCGCCCGCTTCGAGGCGGGCAAGCGCTACCGCGTCACCTTCCGCTACGAGAACGAGAAGGCGGGCCAGTACGCGTGGGTCACCGCCGTGGACGAGCCCGCGGCCCGTGAGATCGACCGCAAGGAGCTGCCGGTCGCGACCGAACCCACCGTTCTGACCTACGAGTTCACCGCCCCGGCCAAGGGCGAGGCGTGGGTCGGGCTGCGCAAGAGCGGGGACGACGGGACCGCCGAGTTCGCCCTGGACGCCTTCGAGGTACGAGAGGTCTGA
- a CDS encoding cold-shock protein: MATGTVKWFNSEKGFGFIEQDGGGPDVFAHYSNIASSGFRELLEGQKVSFDVTQGQKGLQAENIVPA, encoded by the coding sequence ATGGCAACCGGCACCGTCAAGTGGTTCAACTCGGAAAAGGGCTTCGGCTTCATCGAGCAGGACGGCGGCGGCCCCGACGTCTTCGCCCACTACTCGAACATCGCGTCCTCGGGCTTCCGTGAGCTCCTCGAGGGCCAGAAGGTCTCCTTCGACGTCACGCAGGGCCAGAAGGGCCTGCAGGCCGAGAACATCGTTCCCGCCTGA
- a CDS encoding DEAD/DEAH box helicase — MNRSERPARPARRRSTNARGKAPVAGGGQAKGAAKKPGRAKPRPVGGEFALPESIEPALPAVEAFADLDMPEALLKTLAAQGVTEPFPIQAATLPNSLAGRDILGRGRTGSGKTLAFGLALLARTAGRRAEPRSPLALVLVPTRELAQQVTDALTPYATSVNLRMSTVVGGLSITKQAGTLRRGAEIMVATPGRLKDLIERGDADLSQVRTTVLDEADQMADMGFMPQVTALLKQVEQGGQTMLFSATLDKNIDRLVRMFLTDPVVHSVDPSAGAVTTMEHHVLYVQDETDKKAVALRIAAREGRVIMFLDTKRAVDRFTKRLLANGVRASGLHGGRSQPQRNRTLDQFKTGQVTALVATNVAARGIHVDDLDLVVNVDPPTDHKDYLHRGGRTARAGESGSVVTLVLPDEKREMTRLMSDAEINPKTARVKSTDEELSRITGAREPSGVPVVIEVPQQQQASPQRARRRPAGQGSGQRRSRPQGQSQSQGGGQGQPRSQSQGGRPSGGGAGGGRARRGGRPSGGAGRKAA; from the coding sequence ATGAATCGCTCCGAACGCCCTGCGCGTCCTGCCCGCAGGCGCTCCACGAACGCACGCGGAAAGGCCCCGGTGGCCGGCGGCGGCCAGGCGAAGGGCGCCGCGAAGAAGCCGGGCCGCGCCAAGCCGAGGCCCGTCGGCGGTGAATTCGCGCTGCCCGAGAGCATCGAGCCGGCGCTGCCCGCGGTCGAGGCGTTCGCCGACCTGGACATGCCCGAGGCCCTCCTGAAGACGCTGGCCGCGCAGGGCGTGACCGAGCCCTTCCCGATCCAGGCAGCCACCCTCCCCAACTCCCTCGCGGGCCGCGACATCCTCGGCCGTGGCCGCACCGGCTCCGGCAAGACCCTCGCCTTCGGCCTCGCGCTCCTCGCCCGCACCGCGGGCCGTCGCGCCGAGCCGCGCTCGCCCCTCGCCCTGGTCCTGGTCCCCACGCGTGAGCTCGCGCAGCAGGTGACGGACGCCCTGACCCCGTACGCGACGTCCGTGAACCTGCGCATGTCGACGGTCGTCGGCGGCCTGTCCATCACCAAGCAGGCGGGGACGCTCCGTCGCGGCGCCGAGATCATGGTGGCGACGCCCGGCCGTCTCAAGGACCTCATCGAGCGCGGCGACGCCGATCTCTCGCAGGTGCGCACGACGGTCCTCGACGAGGCCGACCAGATGGCCGACATGGGCTTCATGCCGCAGGTCACCGCGCTCCTGAAGCAGGTGGAGCAGGGCGGTCAGACGATGCTCTTCTCCGCGACGCTCGACAAGAACATCGACCGCCTGGTCCGGATGTTCCTCACCGACCCGGTGGTGCACTCGGTCGACCCGTCCGCGGGCGCGGTCACGACGATGGAACACCACGTCCTGTACGTGCAGGACGAGACCGACAAGAAGGCCGTCGCCCTGCGGATCGCCGCCCGCGAGGGTCGCGTGATCATGTTCCTGGACACCAAGCGCGCCGTGGACCGCTTCACCAAGCGGCTGCTCGCCAACGGTGTAAGGGCCTCCGGACTGCACGGCGGCCGTTCGCAGCCGCAGCGCAACCGCACCCTGGACCAGTTCAAGACCGGGCAGGTCACCGCGCTCGTCGCCACGAACGTCGCGGCGCGTGGCATCCACGTCGACGACCTCGACCTCGTGGTGAACGTCGACCCGCCCACCGACCACAAGGACTACCTCCACCGCGGTGGGCGTACGGCGCGTGCCGGTGAGTCCGGCAGTGTCGTCACGCTCGTCCTGCCGGACGAGAAGCGGGAGATGACGCGTCTGATGTCCGACGCGGAGATCAACCCGAAGACGGCGCGGGTGAAGTCCACGGACGAGGAGCTCTCCCGTATCACCGGGGCGCGTGAGCCGTCCGGGGTGCCGGTGGTGATCGAGGTTCCGCAGCAGCAGCAGGCCTCGCCGCAGCGGGCGCGGCGACGCCCTGCCGGGCAGGGGAGCGGCCAGCGGCGTTCGCGCCCCCAGGGTCAGTCGCAGTCCCAGGGCGGCGGCCAGGGTCAGCCCCGGTCGCAGTCGCAGGGCGGCAGGCCCTCCGGGGGCGGAGCCGGCGGGGGTCGCGCTCGACGCGGTGGGCGCCCCTCCGGGGGTGCGGGGCGTAAGGCGGCGTAG
- a CDS encoding tyrosine-protein phosphatase, with protein sequence MRITRTRTAVGVALSALALGTLPAWAAHAEPAGSTAPDRGTARHAPLHPRPASDGVRQIPLQGAVNVRDLGGYRTYDGDRVRYGQVYRADALAKLTDADVATLAGLRLKKVVDFRVPAEVQYDGPDRLPAGLTPTARPVSDNGLFATLMTVIGSRDPVKQEEMLGNGKADAFMRDVYRSFVTDGPNRAQFAATLRDIARGSKAAPLLYHCTAGKDRTGWTSYLLLRAVGVPERTAVGDFLASNTYRAAYDAKVREGLKQSGLMQNPDLLIPLQEVRTGYLEAALTEVTKQYGSFANYLRKGLGLDTRTILALRERMVD encoded by the coding sequence ATGCGCATCACCCGTACACGTACAGCAGTCGGAGTCGCGCTCTCCGCGCTGGCCCTGGGCACCCTGCCCGCCTGGGCGGCCCACGCCGAACCCGCCGGATCCACCGCGCCCGATCGCGGCACGGCCCGGCACGCCCCGCTCCACCCCCGCCCCGCATCGGACGGCGTACGCCAGATACCTCTCCAAGGAGCCGTCAACGTAAGGGACTTGGGCGGCTACCGCACCTACGACGGCGATCGCGTCCGCTACGGCCAGGTCTACCGCGCCGACGCGCTCGCGAAGCTCACCGACGCCGATGTCGCCACCCTCGCCGGGCTGCGCCTGAAGAAGGTCGTCGACTTCCGGGTGCCCGCCGAAGTCCAGTACGACGGACCCGACCGACTGCCCGCCGGGCTCACCCCGACGGCGCGGCCCGTCAGCGACAACGGCCTCTTCGCGACGCTGATGACCGTGATCGGCTCCAGGGACCCGGTCAAACAGGAGGAGATGCTGGGCAACGGCAAGGCGGACGCCTTCATGCGCGACGTCTACCGCAGCTTCGTCACCGACGGCCCCAACCGCGCGCAGTTCGCGGCCACCCTGCGCGACATCGCCCGGGGCAGCAAGGCCGCACCGCTGCTCTACCACTGCACGGCGGGCAAGGACCGCACCGGCTGGACCAGCTATCTGCTGCTTCGCGCCGTCGGCGTCCCCGAGCGCACCGCCGTCGGCGACTTCCTGGCGTCCAACACCTACCGGGCCGCGTACGACGCGAAGGTGCGCGAGGGCTTGAAGCAGAGCGGCCTGATGCAGAACCCCGATCTGCTGATCCCGCTCCAGGAGGTCCGCACCGGCTATCTGGAGGCGGCGCTGACCGAGGTGACGAAACAGTACGGAAGCTTCGCCAACTATCTGAGGAAGGGACTCGGGCTTGATACGCGCACGATTCTCGCGCTGCGGGAGCGGATGGTCGACTAG
- a CDS encoding pentapeptide repeat-containing protein codes for MAEKRERQLLPLAEGDGQQDLRADCGSCFGLCCVALTLSKSSDFPVDKAAGTPCTNLQQDFRCGIHQKLRQTGFSGCTVYDCFGAGQRVSQATYGGIDWRQDPDSARQMFDVFPVMRQLHELLWYLTEALALPQTRPINAELRRALDETEQLAQGSPAAVAETDVAAHRADVNVLLLRTSDLVRADIRRKKKDRRGADLFGARLRGADLRGVSLRGACLIAADLHGADLRQADLIGADFRDADLRGADLTGSIFLTQSQVNAAKGDDGTKLPSALARPAHWS; via the coding sequence ATGGCTGAGAAGCGTGAGCGTCAACTGCTGCCCCTCGCAGAGGGCGACGGCCAGCAGGACCTGCGGGCCGACTGCGGGAGTTGCTTCGGGCTCTGCTGTGTGGCCCTCACCCTCTCTAAGTCGTCGGACTTTCCCGTCGACAAGGCGGCCGGGACCCCGTGCACCAACCTCCAGCAGGACTTCCGCTGCGGCATCCACCAGAAGCTGCGGCAGACGGGCTTCTCGGGGTGCACCGTCTACGACTGTTTCGGCGCCGGCCAGCGGGTCTCCCAGGCGACCTACGGCGGCATCGACTGGCGTCAGGACCCGGACTCCGCCCGCCAGATGTTCGATGTCTTCCCCGTCATGCGCCAACTGCACGAACTGCTCTGGTACTTGACCGAGGCGCTCGCCCTGCCCCAGACCCGGCCGATCAACGCGGAACTGCGGCGCGCCCTGGACGAGACCGAGCAGCTCGCCCAGGGTTCCCCCGCCGCCGTGGCCGAGACGGACGTGGCCGCGCACCGCGCGGACGTGAACGTCCTCCTCCTGCGCACCAGCGATCTCGTGCGCGCGGACATCCGCCGGAAGAAGAAGGACCGCCGAGGGGCCGACCTCTTCGGCGCCCGCCTCCGCGGCGCCGACCTCCGAGGTGTCTCGCTCCGAGGCGCCTGCCTCATCGCCGCCGATCTCCACGGCGCGGACCTCCGCCAGGCCGACCTGATCGGCGCGGACTTCCGGGACGCGGATCTGCGGGGCGCCGACCTCACCGGCAGCATCTTCCTGACGCAGTCGCAGGTGAACGCGGCCAAGGGAGACGACGGGACGAAGCTGCCGTCCGCCCTGGCCCGCCCGGCGCACTGGAGCTAG
- a CDS encoding serine protease produces the protein MNTKLRGVKRAATLGAIALAAVSLQPVAASAAPHPGPTPGERVVGGTPAEQGEFPFMVRLSMGCGGSLYAKDIVLTAAHCVDGSGDNTSITATGGVVDLESPDAIKVKSTKVLQAPGYNGKGKDWALIKLAKPIDQPTLKIAKDTKYNEGEFDIAGWGADKEGGAQQRYLLKAKVPFVSDADCEAAYGGDLTPGEELCAGKLAEGGVDTCQGDSGGPMFRKDEAGEYIQVGIVSWGNGCAQPKFPGVYTEVSTFAGDIEKAASEL, from the coding sequence TTGAACACCAAGCTGCGTGGAGTCAAGAGAGCCGCCACCCTCGGTGCCATCGCCCTCGCCGCCGTCAGTCTCCAGCCCGTCGCCGCGTCCGCGGCCCCGCACCCCGGCCCCACCCCGGGTGAGCGCGTGGTCGGCGGCACCCCCGCCGAACAGGGTGAATTCCCGTTCATGGTCCGTCTGTCGATGGGCTGTGGCGGTTCGCTGTACGCCAAGGACATCGTGCTGACCGCCGCCCACTGTGTGGACGGTTCGGGCGACAACACGAGCATCACCGCCACCGGTGGTGTCGTGGACCTGGAGAGCCCGGACGCGATAAAGGTGAAGTCCACGAAGGTCTTGCAGGCGCCGGGCTACAACGGCAAGGGCAAGGACTGGGCGCTCATCAAGCTGGCCAAGCCGATCGACCAGCCCACGCTGAAGATAGCCAAGGACACCAAGTACAACGAGGGCGAGTTCGACATCGCCGGCTGGGGTGCCGACAAGGAGGGTGGCGCGCAGCAGCGTTACCTCCTCAAGGCGAAGGTTCCCTTCGTGAGCGACGCGGACTGCGAGGCCGCGTACGGCGGCGACCTCACGCCCGGTGAGGAGCTCTGCGCCGGGAAGCTGGCGGAGGGCGGCGTGGACACCTGCCAGGGTGACTCCGGTGGCCCCATGTTCCGCAAGGACGAGGCCGGGGAGTACATCCAGGTGGGGATCGTGAGCTGGGGCAATGGCTGTGCGCAGCCGAAGTTCCCCGGGGTCTACACCGAGGTGTCGACGTTCGCGGGTGACATAGAGAAGGCGGCTTCGGAACTCTGA